TCAACTTAATATGTGGCCTTTGGCCTTTCCGGAAAAAAACCCGTCAACTGTACCATGTGTCTCATTGCACCAAGAAACTAGCATCAATGCGTTATGCTACAAAATAAATTGTTATCTCGCATTTGCACATAGACTAGCAGTTTCACCAATTTGAATGGGTTCACTCGTACTGCAGAATCTCAGAAATTGTCTAACTTAATTCAGCTTGCACTCATGCATGATAGTATTATTAGGCACCAAGTCACAATCAGTATGACCACAGCAGCCAGCAGGTGGGTACACAGAATAGTGCAACAAAACATAAAATAACTAAAAGGACAAGGATGGCCAACATACTGGTAAGCGAAATATCTGGGTTTGCTCAGAGACAGATTTTCGCATAGCTTGTTTGATCCACCAGTGAGAATATGTAGAGAACCGAAAACCCTTTGATGCATCAAACTTTTCAGCACCTCTTATAAGGCCCTGCATTCCTTCCTGTAATGAAGACCTAGAAATAAAATATCCATGCTAAATACAGCATAGAAGTAACCATACTTATTAACCACAACAGCTAAAGAAAAGTCCATGTACCTGAATAAGATCATAAAGCTCCAACCCTGGACCTTCAAATTCTCTGGCAATAGAGATTACAAGTCGCACATTAGATGTTACCATTCTGTTTTTGCAATGAATACCATGATCAAGACGTTTCCGCAAAGTGTTCTCATCAGTTCCAGCTGCAGCTGCCCACTGTGGGAAGGTTGGTTGACCACCATTGTACTCTGCAAGCTCACCTTGAATTGCCTCCAGCTTCAAGAGATCCTGCACCAATTCAAGGTAATGTTGCATATTTAGCTCCAAAACTGGCTCTAAATGAAAAGAACAATACTACATCCACGTAAGCACTCCATCTCACGAGGATTTCGATTACTAGGTCCAGCAATATCTCGAGTACAAGCAACGCGGCATTGGTGTTCGTCGAGCTCTCGCCTAAACCCACGCCTCTCTCCTTTGCTCTCGGTTTCTGGCCAGCAGTTTCACCACCGCCACCTACTCTCCAGCGCACACACGCACTTAGTTCACCAGGTTGTGCACCAGCTCGGATGGTGCGTTGCTCCATTGAACGAGAACTTAAACAAGAGAATTGGCACTGCGGCGAAGAACTCATTGCCGAAGCACCTTTCCAGGGACCAGCAAATGAGCATCAGGTGAAGGCAACTGAGGTAATACTTGATAGTCCGGCTTTAGAACCTTGCGGAGCAAGGAAACCTGAAAACAGGATAAACTTTGGTTGACGCTGGCAGGGCTAGCCAATAGGCCACTTCGCTGACGCTCTCGAGCACCTCAAAGGGGCCGAAGAACTTGAAAACCAATTTGTAATTTGCTCAGGGAGCGACAGAGGCCTAAATATAGGGTTGGAGCTTCAAGAAGACCTCATCACCAACAGCAAAAAATCTATCAATGTGATGTTTGTTGGCCTGGCTCTTCATCCGCTGCTACGCGCGCAAGAGGTGCTGACCAACCGAGTCCATAATGAGGAGGAAACGTTCAAGCCACTGCTGAAGATCAGGAATAACAATGGTGTCATCAGGAGCAATGCCGAAGTGTCGCGGATGATGCCCATAGATGACCTCAAAGGGGGTTTTGCCCATTGCAGAGTGCAATTGCTATTTTACCAAAATTCACAAAGAGGGGGCGACTGAGACCAACCAACGAGTTGGATGGGCACTGACACAACAACGGAGATAACCCTCCACATGTTGATTTACACACTCTGTTTGACCATCTGGTTAGAGGTGGCGAGGCAGGATCATACGTAGCAGGTGCCAGTGCATTGAAACAACTCTTTCCAAAAGGCAGTGGTAAAGATGCGATCACGTTCAGAGACAATAGAAGAGGCATAGCATACAATTTGTAAATCATGTCGAGAAAGGCGTCAGCGAGAGGTATAGTAGTAAAAGGGTGATGCAAGGAAATAAAATGGCCGTATTTGGACAGCTTGTCAATAACAATCAGGATATAGTCGAAACAACCCAAAGCTGGCAACCTTCGATGAAGTCAATAGTCAGGTCGTGCCCATGTACGTGAACCTATACGGTCGGGCACTTAAGTGGGCAGAAACCCACTCAGATGAGACCCGGGTGGACCATTCGGACTCAGGTTAGTCCACAAGGGCAAGGGGAAGACTACCAACTCTGGCGAGGGCCTATCATCACACTCTGGCGGGGGTGGTTCAGCCCCTCGCCCTGCTGCTCTCGCACCAGCGCCCTGGACCGGCATGGTCCACGCTTGGCCCATGCCCTGGCGGCCCCATGCTCCTGGTGCAGGCATCCTCATCCCgtgccccgggggctccactctGTTCCCCAGCATGGCGGTGCACCATGGGGTCGTCCACCGGCGCTCGGCTCGGCTCCACCTATTGTCTGGCACACCAGCCGTGCTCCTGCCCACCCCCTCTACGGTGCGGTGGCTGGCGGATCTCCCAATGCCACCCATCCGACTTGGGACCAGACAGCCCTCATCCACGCCTTGAACAGTATGAGAGTGCAGCAAGGTCAGGCTTCCTCGCCAAGCACGGAGTGGTACCTCGATACTGGAGCTTCCACTCACATGGCGTCCTTGtctgatactccctccgtcccaaaattcttgtcttagatttgtctaaatacggatgtatcaagtcgatacatccatatctagacaaatctaagacaagaattttgggacggagggagtataatctCTTCATGTCATCCTTGCTACTCTTCCCGCATTGTAGTTGGCAATGGTTCCTCGCTAGCAGTCACACACACTAGCTACCACAACATCCCGACAAAAACCAACGCCCTCTCCCTTCATAATGTTTTAGTCTCACCTAATCTAATCAAAATATCCGTACCAGCCAAAGCCCCAGCTTGTGACAACCCCATTAATGTTGAATTTGATGATCATGGACTATCTGTTAAGGATCAAAGAACGAAGGTGGTGACCCTCCGATGTGATTCTCCTGACGATCTTTACCCACTGGAACCCACGACCAAGCCTCAACGTCATCACACCCTCACCACCGTCTCCAGCGACACCTGGCATCGTCGACTCGGGCACCCTGTCGATGATGCCCTCGATCAAACCCTCCGACGCTCATCTCTCGCCATCACCGAGAGCTCCTGCCCGACATGCCACGCATGTCAATCAGGGAAGAGTGTTAGGTTACCTTTTAGTTCATCGGATAATGTCTCTTATTTTCAATTTCAGCTCTCCGGTTTTCAATACTACCGTTATCGTTGATGATCAGTCACTTTGTATGGACTTCCCCCTTGCGACAAAAATCTGATGTTCTCCCATCCTACGCACGTTCATCTCCCTTGTACAAAACCACTTCAACCTCTCTATTCTCATAATCCAATCTAACAATGCGCGTGAATACGAAAATCTCGCCACCCGCACCCTTTTTTCATCCCTCGACATTGTTCTTTGCATGTCATGCCCGTACACATCGCCACAAATTGGTTGTGCCGAACGATCTCTTCGCACACTCAATGACATCACCCACTCCCTACTCATCAACGCAGCCATGCCCTACCCGTACTGGGCTGAGGCCCTACAGACCGTCACCTTCCTGCTTAATCGACACCCATGCCGTCCATGCCGCGACCAAACACCCTTCTTCCTTCTCTATGGCATTCACCCAGACTACACTGCCCTACGAGTATTTGGCTGCCTCTATTAACCTAATCTCCGCCACCAACACACAAACTAGCACCAGTCACCCCATGTGTATTCCTTGGTTATTCCCAAGATCACAAAAATCGAGCCCACCGACCACGTCATCCTCTCTCGCTACGTTGTCTTCGACGAAACACAATATCCATTCAGCACGACACCACCAGACCCCACCCCTGACCTCCTCGAGCTCACCAATCCACCACAGTCCCTCAGCGGCAGCGCATTAATCacccccgccccgccgccccaaCATCTCCCACCCCACCCAATTCTCCTGCCATGGCAGCCGAGAGCCCACCCAACCAAACTCCTGCCATGGCAGCCAAATCCCCAGCCGCCAGCCCCACATACAGAAAACCCCTGCCATGGcagccaaccccccccccccccccccttcacccGCCAGCCCACACCCCCAAATCCCTGCCATGGCAACCGAATCTCCTGCCATGGCAGCAAACCAGGAAACCTGCAAAGCCCTTCACCCAACCATGTGATCTCTGATTCACCGGCCACACCAGCCCCACCCCTTCCTTCCCCAATTTCGGCACCTCATCGTCATGTCCCGCCTATCCCCACCCACACCATGACCGCACGCGGCCAGGCAGGGAAATTCCTACTCAACAAAAAATACGATCTATCTCTCACCGCCACCACAGACCCCTCAACGTCCCCATTTCCCAAAACCGTGTGCTGCTTTGCATGATCCCCATTGGCTAGCTGCTGTGCAGATTGCGTACAAGGCTCTGATCAAAACCGGAACCGGACGTGGAGCCTTGTTCCCTGGCCCGATGCCgccaatatcgttaccggcaaatgGTTGTTCTGCCAGAAGTTCAAGGCCGATGGCATCTTGGAGAGGTTCAAAGCGCGCTGGGTTGTGCGCAGCTTCCCTCGGCGTCCTGGCGTTTACTTCAATGAGACATTCTCGCCGGTCGTCAAGGCGGCCACCATTCACGTTATGTTATACATTGCTGCTTCGCGCCAATGGCATGTACACCAAATGGACTTCAACAATGCGTTGCTACATAGACATCTCTCCGAGCGCGTCTACTTCCAACAGCCGTCCGCCTTCGTCGACGCACCCACCCCGACCATGTCTGCCTCCTCGACAAGTCTCTAGACCTAAAATAAGCGCCACACGCCTGGTTCGCTCGGTTCGCCGCGTTTGTCCACAACATCGGCTCACAGTCGAATCCCTCGCTGTTTGTCTTGCACAATAGCTCAGGAACCGCCTATCTTCTACTCTACGTCGACGACATATTCCTCGCTGCCTCTACTACAACTCTTCTTCACCATCTCCAACAACAGCTGTTCACCGAATTCTCGATGAAGGATGTCAGACCGCTACACTACTTCCTCGGCATTGCCATGACGTAAAACAAAGCCGGCTTCTTCCTGTCCCAGCGCACCTACCGCCGAGGTGCTTCTGGACCATGCCAACATGCAGGACTGCAAGCCCGTGTCCACGTCAGTCTGACACACACTCCAAGCTCTCGGCATCTGACGGCGCCCCGGTACCGACGCCTCCGAGTACCGCAGCCTCGCCAGCACCCTCCAATACACGACAATGAAGCGCCCCGACATAGCCTATGTCGTCCAGCAATGTTGCCTCGTCATGCACGACCCTCACACCGCTCACCTTGCTCTCTGAAGCGGATTGCACACTATCTACGCGGGACAACCACTCATGGTCTGCATCTACACCGCTCGGCATCCTTCGACCTGGTGGCCTACTTCGACGCGGACTGGGCCGGCTGCCCGAACACACGACGATCCACCTTCGGCACGTCATATTCCTCGGCGACTCCCTGTATCCTGGTCCAGCAAACACCAGGCCACGGTCTGCCTTTCAAGCGCGGAGGCAGAGTACCGCATTGTCACAAATACGGTGGCTGAGTGTTGCTGGCTCAGACAACTTCTCGGCAAACTTCACGTTCCCCTGCCCAAGGCCACCGTCGTCTTCTGTGATAGCATTTCCTCGGTGTATATAGCTGCAAATCCCATCAATCACCGACGGTCGAAGCACGTCAAGTTCGACATACACTTCGTCCAGGAAGAGGTAGACCTCGGCAAGCTCCGTGTGCTGCATGTCCCTATGAAGCAGCAATTCGACGACGTCCTGACAATGGGTCTTCCGATGCTGGCGTTTCAGGATTTCCGGTCCAGCTTGTGCATCCGGCTACCAGATGCTTCAGCTGCGGCAGGGTGTTAGCAaacctccctccctccctctcccactCTCACTGTTGCACATGTACTATATATCTTGAATAGATGAGCAGCACCCAAGGTACATTGTGTTCTCTCGTCACATGTCTCCAATGTTCAGTGTGTGCTTTCAGAGTTACACCCAAGGTACATTGTGTTCTCTCGTCACATGTCTCCAATGTTCAGTGTGTGCTTTCAGAGTTACAGTAGGCTGATTTGTTCTCGATGGGCCAGACTAGAGCACAACACGGTTTTTCCTCTCCAAGCTCAGTGTTGTTGATTCACCATGAGTATGGGAGCGGTGTTACAGTTGTATATATTAGCCGTGTAATAGTCCCATTATGTAAGGGATTTTCTGCATGTTGTATCACACATGTATTTGTATACATACTGGCCTATGGCCTCATAGGAATACAAGTTGCTATTTCCCTAACAACAAATCCAATAGTTCATACAAATTAATTGTAAAACGGTAGCCTCACCTGAATACCATTCGAGAGCTCAACCTCTTCCTTTGCTGTAAGAAGTTTTCGGCCAGTCATCTTCCATAAGGAACCTAAAGGATTCATGGTCGATGGACCCTTGGATCGCTTCTTCTTCGATGACGCTGCTAGTTTTGGGGAACTACGGACTATTGTAGCTGCCTTCATTGTTGCTCTTGTTCTCCGAGCTCTTCTCTCGGATTGACGTGCAGACTTAACAGCTATGTTATCAGCGTCCTGTGTATCATCATCTAGTTCTGCTTCATCACTCGGAATGCCATATGGTTCACCATCACTATATTCATTTGCCCTGCTCGATAACATTTCTGTGCGAAGGATTTCTTTCGCCAAGTAATTTTCCACTTCCCCTTTTTTTCTGAACACGGGCTGGGAACTACTCTTCTGTACCATGTGAACAACTTCTTGGGCAGCTTCAGCTGCTGCTCTTGCAAGGGCAACTGCCTCTGCAGCTGCAGCAGTTACAACAGCCTCTTTGTTCAGAACTGTTTCTGATGCCAGAGTTGACTCAAAATTTCTCTGTTGAAATTTTTACAAGATAAACGAATGAAAAGCATGATCTGACATAACTAGTAAGAGTTGCTAATGCTACAAGTCCTATAATTAGTGCCAGATTACAGTATTCGAAAGTAAATTAACAATCCTGACAGTAGAAGTAGCTACAGACGCGTGCATACGTAATGTGAAATACAATCTACCTGTAGGGATATAATATGCTATTTCAAATCAAATTCCACCAAGAGTATCATTACTCCATGTCCATCACATTTGTTGACCATAATAGGCCAACTGATTAGCTCACATTCTCACTCAGAAACAACTTAGTGCAAGTGAACAACAACATTCGGCCAATCACGCCCACTCCTAGCTCAACCAAACCTTCTTTATCAGTTGAATGTAAAACGCAATGCAAAAAACAACCGAGCAGACTACGTCACCTGGAGAACCGGCGCCGAGTCCGGAGACGAGTAAACGAGGTGGAGCGGCCCACCAGCCGCGTGGTCAGCGTCGACGACTGCTGCAGCAGCAGAAGTGACAGCGCACTGGACACGGaaggggcggcggccggagcaccTGCCTGAGTTGGAGGATGAGGACGACGAGGAAGGGTGCTGGTACGCGTGGGTGGTGGAGAACGAAGACGGGGCCCACTTGAAGTGCGGCGCCAGACACGCCATTGTGCAGCCCGGGCTGATCGAGAGCTCACCTCGGGTCGGTGATCTCCGCGGTAGGGAGGAAGCGGGGGGGCGGAGGTGGAGAGACAAGGCGACGGCGCGGATGGATTCTGGGATTTGTTTGGTCTCTTCGGATAAGGGCAAAGTGATCAGGTCGGCTGAGGCGCGCTCCACGATATCACAGAGGCTGTCCAAACTTAGTTTCAGCAAAAAAAAAAgtctaaattattattattattgaaATTCCTTTTTCCGATAAAGGGAATATATCGCGAAGATATCAATTACACGCAGCCTCTGCACCAACAAGACATCGAAAGACATcaaggatgcacacagccaagaacaaaaattaaaaaggaaaagaaatataaaaacaaagACCCCGTCGCAGTGATGAAACACTCACAACAGCAACACTATAACCACCACCAAAGACAACACCCGTACTACATAAGAGGTTCTCCAAAAGCGacgcctccaagaaggaaacAATGCACAAGCGTTGTCGTCGCCCGATCAAGGATCTTGAGTTTTCACCCTGGAGAGAGTCGGAGATCCAAAAACAATGCCTTCGCAAGACCATTGTCACGTACAACCAATGAAGGCCAGACCTTGGGCTTTCACCCTGGAGAACACGGCTCGGTGCTCGAGAACCACCCCCAAAAATGTTGTCCACCTGTGTTGCCGCCCTCTCCTGCAAAGGTCGCCGCTGCAAGTCTTCAACACCCGACACACAGGAAAAAACCTGTGTCGCCATTCTTCAATGGAACCAAAACTCCTCTCTGCCGTTACAAGTCTCCAGTCGCAGCCACCATGACTTTCTTCACCACTGTCAACGTCGCGAAATCTATACTTAGACATGTCCCATGGCACTGGCAAGGCAGCGAAGCTTCGCGCCATGCCCTCATGAAGCCTCTCTGGCCGAAGACAAGGGCACGTCCGACCGGATCAATTCGGATCTAGATAACCAGTGGCGCCATGCGCCGAAAGTTGAGATCTCCGAGCAAAAGACCGGAACCCGTCGGTGTCCAGATCGAAGAGGCCAGCATGAAGCAGATCAAAATTTTGGAGCATGAAGAACAACAGGGCCAACCACTGCAGGACTTCCCTGGATCCCGGCGGGCCGGATCTGGGGCAGTACCGGCACCGCCAACCCAGGCGAGAGCCGCCACCGCGACCAGCCCTCCACAGCTAGGACGAAGAATCGAAGACCGGTCGCCTCCAAGCTCTGCCCAGTGCCGCCGCGCCCCCGCCCGGGATCGCCGGCCCGCGCCGAGCCCCCACGTGCGGAGAGGAGAgagggccccgccgccgccaacaCCAGCCAGGCTTTGCCCGGCGGCGTGGACCGGCAGCGGTGAGGGTAGAGAACGAAGGAGGGGGCGTTGCTCCGGCCGCGATTGGATAACCTCCCGTGACATGCTCGCCAGGCGCGTCGCAGGAGCGATCCATTTTTCACGCTCGCGTGACGGGAGCCACCCCCTTGTTACTTGTTAGGAGTGACGGGCAGACATGCAAAATACAACAGTTTCAATAAAACCATTTTTAAGGTATTTGGATCAAATTAATGTGTTCTTCAAATTAATCCAGTTTGTGAGCTAGTTCAAATTCATGTGTGCTTCAAATTAATCCAGTTTGTGAGCTAGTTCAGACCTAGAGATGGAGGTACCTTACAATTGGTATCGAAGACAACAAGTCCTAGAGATTCCGTGACAACGCCATGGTACTCGATGGCAAGAACGGCGGCGAGCAGAAGCCATGGAGAAGTTATCGGTTGGGGGCAGTAGCGTGTATGAACTTCTTCAAGTGGAGTTCGCCAACGATTTGGACCATAAGTTCAAGGATCATGGTGAGTTACTTCTCACATCCATGGGCAGGTTATTGGAGACGAACACTGGCCTCATCGTGACTTGACGTTGTTCGGGAGGAGGTAGTGCTTGTCGTCGAGCAAATCTGAACAAGGAGAGCTCGCCCTCTGGAGATGGTTCTTCCTCATCGCGGAATGTTGGGAACGGTAGCAACAACGCTATCATCGACACCCTTGCCTTCGACCCCAACCACTGGGAAAGACACATAATGTTTATGTCCCTCCTCCAGTTGGAGGTGCGCATGAATCAATTCCGTCCCCATTTTTTTCATTCGCATGACCTGCCTGGTGCGGATACTGCTGATGATTCCACTTTTGGTTTGCGTCTGGATGTTCCTCCTTGCGATGGCACTAATCTGTGTCTCTGACAACCTTGATGTGACTATGAATTCCGCCTCTGGAGCACACCTAGTTATCATCGGATTTCACTTGCTACAACACAGTTTCAAATAGCAACATCACGTTGGTTGGAGTCTGCTCAGCACCATCTATCGCAGGCGACATTGATGAGTCCAATTTATGTGATGATTTTGATAGTTTTCTTGTGCCTACATGGTAGGTTTTATGGTCGCGCACCTCCTTTTGTTGATAACCCCCAGGTAACCCTTTTTGGACCATTTAGCACTTTATGGAAGGAATCCCAGGAAATGGCAGTGGAATCTTGTATATAATGTGATAATCACCTACCATATAAGAATCAAGCAAGGAGGCCAAAGGAGGAGCCGTCGTGGCCCTTCTAGAGCAAAAGAAGGCGTTCCATATGAGCGTGACCGCTCGTATGGGTGGTTGTATGAGGTGTCAACGCCACCGCCTCATCGACTACTTTCACCCCGTGAAATCGGATCGGGGATCAGACGCCCAGAGACACAGAAACTCATCCAGAAGACAGAACCCTAGCCTCTGGAGATCATCCAGAGGAGGGATTGGCAACGAGAAGAGGGTCATCTTCATCACCAAGCATAAGGAGGGTACACCATCATCACCACTGTCATCGtcatcaacatcatcaccattgtcatcgtcatcatcatccaCATTCTTATCATTACActagtacagcgaggtgctatacaaacaatttttaaccccttttcgcgacgacaattggaaccgtcgccaagtgagtgtgggcgataggggggtgttgaggatatagacctgagagtcacccgccaggagggccgggttacactaagggtcattgccagaagcccggagctaagtttcaagataatgggccagagatgggctgagacccggcgatggcttaaagcccgtagtacaatctttattgttatagtagacttgtagtgtaaggcaagtattgtttagagtccgagccggacactcttatgagccggccgggactctaagggccactgggcgtcagcctccctatataaagggacgacccggcagcggtttaggggcgacaacgatctgatcgagagccgggcatagttgtttagctccctggcgatcgtaaccctaatcaataacacctcgaactggacgtaggcctttaccttcaccgtaaggggccgaaccagtataaaccctcgtgtttcttgtcccgcataaccccttcaagcttcctagttgcgatggctccacgactaagtcctagctcaaggacatctgccgtgacaattccacgacagttggcacccaccgtggggctggcgcacggtggatttgagttcttgaagggcagcttcgaagggctcaagggatacgctgtgggccggatgaccaagagtcgtcgcggcaagctctacgtcgacgatgcggactggggccccgacgccggctcagtggagtacgggtaccgggtccccttcggtggaattcatgtcttcatcggcaagattggtgagccgggccccgagccggatccccgcgccgatctcatcgaaacggctcagcgcgcacgacccgcccgggcccggcctgccttaaggcgcgcttttgtgggatgcatccacggagggccctctgatccatccgggtctggtgatgaggcggccgccggctctgacggcgagtcggccgctgatgagtcaaactcgttgtaccaacttcaagatggcaggctcatgagtttttccgatggcgacagtattccggacctttttgagccgccaagtcaggttggagtttttatggccggcgcgcagcctgttcaggaccccgttgccggatcaggaaacccggtgccttccccggctcaggtgctgatggatctcacggacaagataacagccctgttaactgccacggttgacccggcagatcaagctcagcatgatgcggaggtgacacagttaaaattggatctgaggAAAGCTAACGAagatcttgcagcagaagggatcaggctggcggcagagcgggcggctctcgatgcccggactcagttgattcaggcgcagtcctttcgactcacgatggatcaaaacgcggccaacgaggtcatgagaaggaggcatcagaaggcccagtctcgactcccgccggtttacgatccgcgcaatctcttcaacacgccgggtgcgggatccagtaacccaccaggggtcattgcgcccgggtcaggaccccttattcagccacgagtgatggggcctccccaggtgccccctgccctgcctcaatatgtgccaatacccccgggccattataataacccgctggagaacatggtcgccgcggcggcacggctggcggctctgcccgttgatggcgactctccgacggctattgagacccgccgggtcagagaactccttcatacagcactggcgcaacaagaggcgtactcctacagccgggataggatccactcaacccctcgtccagggcagagcccgagttacagccggcacatggtctcggcgaccggctcaagtaatgtccaacgccatgacccgccccctggtcatggcccggctcataagggagccttctacgtagcagaccaagcacgccaagaggcggagcaggcgcctcaattgacggcttaccagacccccccggcttatccgacgacgtccgttgatgcgggtatccctaccagaaccgggggtgtcccttgtttggtgccagctatccgtaatgaacgtctacccaaggacttcaaaggacctaggaaggtgcctaactatacagcagacttacagcctgcagcctggattgagagttatgagatggctatggaattactggaagtcagtgaggcggccatggccaaatatttcaccatgatgttagatggaactgcccgcacgtggttgaaagggttaccgccgaactccattgggtcttgggctgagctgaaagcccggttcattcaaaacttcaaagatacctacaggcaatctatgtcaatcgtggatctgactaactgtaagcagcaggagggtgaatccacgacccattgggttcgccgggtcaaggagatcatacattcatcaaataagatggatgccggctctgcagtcttaatgttggaacaaaactgtcgctttgtgcccctaaagatgaaactcgggcggcttaagcgtgactgtactgatatgggtacactgatggcggctcttgtcaagtacgccgattctgatggtaccaaggatcccccttcagatgatgaaaggacagggaagggaaagaagaacggcaacggcaagagtcctcagtttaacccggggaatcaaggaggaggcaagcgcaaggccgatggcagcctagagtttgtagccaacaccaactctcaaggtaataaccaacgacgcaaggggaggccccctccccgaggcggcgggtcaggaccttctctggaacagctgttgaatgaaccttgtccgagacacggttctagagagaagccagcgactcatctgtggaaggattgtgctatcatgaaggcctttaaaaactacaatggtccgggtggcggctcaggctccggcggcttccatggcccgggcggcgggtcaaattccggtcctcagaacggtcaagggggctttaatcaacagtctggtcagggtcatcaacagcaacagggggg
This genomic window from Aegilops tauschii subsp. strangulata cultivar AL8/78 chromosome 4, Aet v6.0, whole genome shotgun sequence contains:
- the LOC109756239 gene encoding RNA polymerase sigma factor sigB, which gives rise to MACLAPHFKWAPSSFSTTHAYQHPSSSSSSSNSGRCSGRRPFRVQCAVTSAAAAVVDADHAAGGPLHLVYSSPDSAPVLQRNFESTLASETVLNKEAVVTAAAAEAVALARAAAEAAQEVVHMVQKSSSQPVFRKKGEVENYLAKEILRTEMLSSRANEYSDGEPYGIPSDEAELDDDTQDADNIAVKSARQSERRARRTRATMKAATIVRSSPKLAASSKKKRSKGPSTMNPLGSLWKMTGRKLLTAKEEVELSNGIQDLLKLEAIQGELAEYNGGQPTFPQWAAAAGTDENTLRKRLDHGIHCKNRMVTSNVRLVISIAREFEGPGLELYDLIQEGMQGLIRGAEKFDASKGFRFSTYSHWWIKQAMRKSVSEQTQIFRLPAHMVEASYRVKECTKRLRRKLKRRPSNEEIAVDTGMPVKRVEAAVNLPKYSVSLDSKIGSTDMTYQEVTADPSAETAEEMLNRMSMKKDVHQALDTLSPRERQVVKLRFGIDDGRIRTLQEIGNIMGVSRERIRQIESGAFRKLRGKKKVKCLMDYLVPVGNW